The following are from one region of the Natrinema sp. HArc-T2 genome:
- a CDS encoding lycopene cyclase domain-containing protein yields the protein MPDISVFGRYTYLVTELVWGTVAAILLRRANALRKAAVTILALYPIAYVWDRYTLAVGVFDINLRTGVDIAGIPLEEHLFMAVVPGLVVGVHETIFGDGAENSHSG from the coding sequence ATGCCCGACATCAGCGTCTTCGGTCGGTACACCTACCTCGTCACCGAGCTCGTGTGGGGAACTGTCGCCGCCATCCTGTTACGTCGCGCGAACGCGCTCCGAAAGGCAGCGGTGACGATCCTCGCACTGTACCCGATCGCCTACGTCTGGGACCGGTATACCCTCGCCGTCGGCGTCTTCGACATCAACCTTCGGACCGGTGTCGACATTGCCGGGATTCCGCTCGAGGAACACCTGTTCATGGCGGTCGTCCCCGGACTCGTCGTTGGGGTTCACGAGACGATTTTTGGCGACGGGGCGGAGAACAGTCACTCTGGATGA
- a CDS encoding CAP domain-containing protein — MDRRRPATEETNAGGSTDRGLVRGLVNLLVAIVLVCSLALGTALFAPQLIDGLDIGEQPSPSPEPPPAGERNPTVVDPGDLGNSSYETDVEVVRSATVEDFVHAKINDRRAAHDLPPLEWDGTVASVARAHSTDMARRDYFAHRNPDGEAPGDRFQDVGDYCRGYGENIAKTWLGRRVSQADGDGIVRHRTAEGLATGLVNQWMNSTSHRQAILEEGRTPSWDRAGVGVYITDDGAVYAGQNFCQEW, encoded by the coding sequence ATGGATCGGCGGCGGCCTGCGACCGAAGAAACGAACGCCGGCGGGAGCACCGACCGTGGACTCGTGCGGGGACTGGTGAACCTCCTCGTCGCCATCGTCCTCGTCTGTTCGCTCGCGCTCGGAACCGCCCTCTTTGCACCGCAGCTCATCGACGGTCTCGACATCGGCGAGCAGCCCTCTCCCAGTCCCGAGCCGCCACCAGCCGGCGAGCGAAACCCCACAGTGGTCGATCCTGGGGATCTGGGAAACTCGAGTTACGAAACCGACGTCGAGGTCGTTCGCTCCGCGACCGTCGAGGACTTCGTCCACGCCAAAATTAACGACCGACGGGCTGCCCACGACCTCCCGCCGCTCGAGTGGGATGGGACAGTTGCGTCCGTCGCGCGCGCACACAGCACCGATATGGCCCGCCGTGACTACTTCGCCCACCGGAACCCGGACGGAGAAGCACCCGGCGATCGCTTTCAGGACGTCGGTGACTACTGTCGGGGATACGGCGAGAACATCGCTAAAACGTGGCTCGGTCGACGCGTCAGCCAAGCAGACGGCGACGGTATCGTTCGCCACCGAACCGCCGAAGGGCTCGCCACCGGACTGGTCAACCAGTGGATGAACTCCACGTCCCACCGGCAGGCCATTCTCGAGGAGGGACGTACGCCAAGCTGGGACCGCGCCGGTGTCGGCGTCTACATCACCGACGACGGCGCGGTCTACGCGGGGCAGAACTTCTGTCAGGAGTGGTGA
- a CDS encoding phosphoribosylanthranilate isomerase has product MTRVKVCGLTNEADLAAAVDAGADAVGIICDVPVETPREVSLEQATKLAAATPPFVTSVLVTMADDPADAVELVEAVEPDALQLHGGASPDELASLRTDVDIELLLAIDADDVTSAEAYDGVVDGLIVDTAGEDGGGGTGRTHDWDRTREAAAALESPVILAGGLTPANVADAVRTVEPFAVDVASGVEKRGGVKDVDAVQSFVTRAKTARRPAELEP; this is encoded by the coding sequence ATGACACGCGTCAAGGTCTGTGGACTCACCAACGAAGCCGATCTCGCGGCGGCGGTCGACGCGGGCGCGGACGCGGTCGGCATCATCTGTGACGTGCCGGTCGAGACGCCGCGTGAAGTGTCGCTCGAGCAGGCCACGAAACTGGCGGCTGCCACGCCGCCGTTCGTGACGAGCGTGCTCGTGACGATGGCTGACGACCCCGCCGACGCGGTCGAACTGGTCGAGGCGGTCGAGCCCGACGCGCTCCAACTCCACGGTGGCGCCAGCCCTGACGAACTCGCGTCCCTGCGTACAGACGTTGACATAGAGCTCTTGCTCGCGATCGATGCCGACGACGTGACGAGCGCCGAGGCCTACGACGGCGTCGTCGACGGGCTCATCGTCGACACCGCGGGCGAGGACGGCGGTGGCGGGACCGGCCGGACCCACGATTGGGACCGGACCCGAGAGGCCGCGGCGGCCCTCGAGTCGCCGGTGATCCTTGCAGGTGGGCTCACGCCCGCAAACGTCGCCGATGCAGTCCGGACCGTCGAGCCCTTCGCCGTCGACGTGGCAAGCGGCGTCGAGAAACGCGGCGGCGTCAAGGACGTCGACGCCGTCCAGTCGTTCGTCACTCGAGCGAAGACCGCCCGTCGACCGGCGGAGCTGGAGCCGTGA
- a CDS encoding AEC family transporter codes for MEVVGRLLALLAVLLVGAGLRTTGILDRRRTELLNAFAYYVALPALIFVSTYDRAIGELLSPALVGGLLFVLFTTVGLAALVHRNRDSSARRSVAIVQSYHSNLGYLGLPLVAATFDASVTAIASVVLGVVTLTQMPLTILVLSTLNGADVSLARELRGLATNPVLATLVGGLAVGSFGVTIPSVAASGLDAVGSLALPVALLCVGASLQVDRADVDLEATAAVVALKIGLMPVLAWLVFSTLAVDAATFTASVVMFGTPTAVSTFVFANELGGDREFASLNVFVTTLLSIATLFVLITLVG; via the coding sequence ATGGAAGTCGTCGGTCGGCTGCTGGCGCTGCTTGCGGTGTTGCTAGTCGGTGCCGGATTGCGGACGACTGGCATCCTCGACCGCCGTCGGACCGAACTACTGAACGCCTTCGCGTACTACGTCGCGCTGCCGGCGCTGATCTTCGTCTCCACCTACGACCGAGCGATCGGCGAGTTGCTCTCGCCGGCACTGGTCGGTGGGCTTCTCTTCGTCCTGTTTACGACCGTGGGACTCGCTGCACTCGTCCACCGCAACCGTGACTCGAGTGCGCGCCGCAGCGTCGCGATCGTCCAGTCGTATCACTCGAATCTGGGCTATCTCGGCTTGCCGCTGGTCGCGGCGACGTTCGACGCGTCGGTGACGGCGATCGCGAGCGTCGTCTTGGGTGTCGTGACGCTGACGCAGATGCCGCTGACGATTCTCGTCCTCTCGACGCTGAACGGGGCCGACGTCTCGCTCGCACGGGAACTCCGCGGGCTCGCGACCAATCCCGTGTTGGCGACGCTGGTCGGCGGGCTTGCCGTCGGCTCATTCGGAGTCACGATTCCGTCGGTCGCCGCGAGCGGACTCGACGCCGTCGGCTCGCTGGCGCTGCCCGTCGCGTTGCTCTGTGTGGGCGCATCGCTGCAGGTTGATCGCGCCGACGTCGATCTCGAGGCGACTGCCGCCGTCGTCGCGCTCAAAATCGGGTTGATGCCCGTGCTCGCGTGGCTCGTGTTCTCGACGCTGGCTGTCGACGCGGCGACGTTCACCGCCAGCGTGGTGATGTTCGGCACGCCGACGGCGGTCTCGACGTTCGTCTTCGCGAACGAACTCGGCGGTGACCGGGAGTTCGCATCGCTGAACGTCTTCGTCACGACGCTGCTCTCGATTGCGACGCTGTTCGTGCTCATCACACTGGTCGGCTAA
- the radB gene encoding DNA repair and recombination protein RadB, whose amino-acid sequence MTDEAISTGCDPVDELLGGGFERGTVTQLYGPPAAGKTNLALSAAVETAVDGGTVVYIDTEGISVDRFQQLLEATVDDGPARSRAGADDAIEAVASRIVIEDVLDFEEQAEAVRDAEEFAERADLIVLDSATGFYRLERTADGDEGEALRSVTRQVTHLLSLARKHDLAVVLTNQVFSDPDSDRTRGLGGNTLEHWTGAVVRLERFRGGNRRATLEKHRSKPAGESVQFRITEAGLEGADEMGRP is encoded by the coding sequence GTGACTGATGAGGCGATTTCGACCGGCTGTGACCCGGTCGACGAGTTGCTTGGTGGGGGGTTCGAACGCGGGACTGTCACGCAGTTGTACGGTCCACCGGCTGCCGGGAAGACCAACCTCGCGCTGTCGGCGGCCGTCGAAACGGCCGTCGACGGTGGGACCGTCGTCTATATCGACACCGAAGGCATCTCCGTCGACCGCTTCCAGCAGTTGCTCGAGGCCACCGTCGACGACGGACCGGCTCGTTCGCGCGCCGGCGCTGACGACGCTATCGAAGCGGTCGCCTCACGGATCGTCATCGAGGACGTCTTGGACTTCGAGGAACAAGCCGAAGCCGTCCGCGACGCCGAGGAGTTCGCCGAGCGTGCGGATCTGATCGTCTTGGACAGCGCGACCGGGTTCTACCGACTCGAGCGCACCGCCGACGGCGACGAGGGCGAGGCGTTGCGCAGCGTCACCCGGCAGGTGACACACCTGCTCTCGCTGGCTCGAAAACACGATCTCGCGGTCGTCCTGACGAACCAGGTCTTTTCTGATCCAGACTCGGATCGCACCCGCGGGCTTGGCGGCAATACCTTGGAACATTGGACCGGTGCCGTCGTCCGCCTCGAGCGATTCCGGGGTGGCAATCGACGGGCGACGCTCGAGAAACACCGCTCGAAACCCGCGGGTGAATCGGTCCAGTTCCGGATTACGGAAGCCGGGCTCGAGGGTGCTGACGAGATGGGCCGTCCCTGA
- a CDS encoding CBS domain-containing protein, translating to MNIADIATTEFIEVDAGTRMGKVRSQFENGNPKGIIVTNDGEYEGVISEREVLQSHVEDDAKVSALTKPSRSTPSPKVDRQEDVRETARVLVESNAKVAPVFEHGDLWGVISNDDILEAVLDNLDALTVEDIYTDDPVTLREDDGIGKAINLLREHGISRLPILNENGYLSGVVTTHDIADFVIREDDTTTTGDRVGDSQRMLDVPVYDIMNSPVQTTTLDATAKEAAEAMLKDDYAGLMVTPADDDRVVIGIITKTDILRALTFTEEEHMDVQITNISMLDTITRESIVQSIEDVSDKYADMQVMHAHVRFHEHNEKLRGTPLVQSQIRLRTNKGQVAGTGEGYGAENAFRVALDKLERNVLELKGVTSDEEYRGQLLRKLNEI from the coding sequence ATGAATATCGCTGATATCGCCACTACGGAGTTTATCGAAGTCGATGCTGGCACGCGCATGGGGAAAGTCCGTTCGCAGTTCGAGAACGGCAACCCCAAGGGAATCATCGTCACCAACGACGGGGAGTACGAGGGCGTCATCAGCGAGCGAGAGGTCCTCCAGTCTCACGTCGAAGACGACGCCAAGGTGTCGGCACTCACCAAACCAAGCCGGAGCACGCCATCACCCAAGGTCGACCGGCAGGAAGACGTCCGCGAGACCGCACGCGTCCTCGTCGAGAGCAACGCGAAGGTCGCGCCGGTATTCGAACACGGCGACCTCTGGGGCGTCATCAGCAACGACGACATCCTCGAGGCGGTCCTGGATAACCTCGATGCCCTCACCGTCGAGGACATCTACACCGACGACCCAGTCACGCTCCGTGAGGACGACGGGATCGGCAAGGCGATCAATCTGCTCCGAGAACACGGCATCTCCCGGCTGCCGATTCTCAACGAGAACGGCTACCTCTCGGGCGTCGTGACGACTCACGACATCGCCGACTTCGTCATCCGAGAGGACGACACGACGACGACCGGCGACCGGGTCGGCGACAGCCAGCGGATGCTCGACGTGCCCGTCTACGACATCATGAACAGCCCCGTCCAGACGACGACGCTCGATGCCACCGCCAAGGAAGCCGCCGAGGCGATGCTCAAGGACGATTACGCGGGCCTAATGGTCACGCCGGCGGACGACGACCGCGTCGTCATCGGCATTATCACCAAGACGGACATCCTGCGCGCGCTGACGTTCACCGAAGAAGAGCACATGGACGTTCAGATCACCAACATCTCGATGCTCGACACCATCACCCGGGAGTCGATCGTCCAGAGTATCGAGGACGTCTCGGACAAGTACGCAGACATGCAGGTGATGCACGCCCACGTCCGCTTCCACGAACACAACGAGAAACTCCGTGGCACCCCGCTCGTGCAGTCGCAGATCCGCCTGCGAACTAACAAGGGCCAGGTCGCCGGCACCGGCGAAGGCTACGGTGCCGAGAACGCCTTCCGCGTCGCACTGGACAAACTCGAGCGCAACGTCTTAGAGCTCAAGGGCGTCACCAGTGACGAGGAGTACCGCGGCCAGCTCCTGCGGAAGCTCAACGAGATCTAG
- a CDS encoding SCO family protein, whose product MRKRTLLASVGSGVALSLSGCMGMIGNGSDGESNSNTYLDAKEWEGVDDPSNLPFPTHGEALPSATLPAPLRDGTEFSMPDDFETDLLVTFIYTTCMTMCPRLTALMAQTQDYAREEGYSDQVSFVETTFDPARDDADAFREWADKHRVEMDDGNWYFLRPENKDRAKEVVQENYGVYFTKTEPEDMDAYMFSHTGVILLANKKGYVERAYKLQAQQNPESPRVSRQEINDDLATLREREG is encoded by the coding sequence ATGCGCAAACGGACACTGCTTGCGTCAGTTGGCTCCGGTGTCGCACTGAGTCTGAGCGGGTGTATGGGTATGATCGGCAACGGGAGCGACGGCGAGTCGAACTCGAATACGTATCTCGACGCCAAAGAGTGGGAGGGAGTCGATGACCCGTCTAACCTCCCGTTCCCGACGCATGGCGAGGCGCTCCCGTCGGCGACCCTGCCGGCCCCGTTGCGGGACGGGACGGAGTTCTCGATGCCCGACGACTTCGAGACGGATCTGCTGGTGACGTTCATTTACACGACCTGTATGACGATGTGTCCGCGTCTGACCGCCCTCATGGCGCAGACGCAGGACTACGCACGCGAGGAAGGATACAGTGATCAGGTGTCGTTCGTCGAGACGACGTTCGACCCCGCCAGAGACGACGCCGACGCCTTCCGGGAGTGGGCAGACAAACACCGGGTCGAGATGGACGACGGGAACTGGTACTTCCTGCGGCCCGAGAACAAGGACCGCGCGAAGGAGGTCGTTCAGGAGAACTACGGCGTGTATTTCACCAAAACGGAGCCGGAGGACATGGACGCCTACATGTTCTCACACACGGGTGTGATCCTGCTCGCGAACAAGAAGGGGTACGTCGAACGCGCGTACAAACTCCAGGCCCAACAAAATCCCGAGTCGCCGCGGGTGTCCAGACAGGAGATCAACGACGATCTGGCGACGCTGCGCGAACGAGAAGGCTGA
- a CDS encoding CAP domain-containing protein: MAGTGVAATAPPATATDTTETEIATVTDATTTSSNTIPALFQQNQADSCSPLETWLADIFTTYGLSVPDSLSDCPGHDQGADDTDEPSETGSDGSVWDGDSDTETTTDDSGTDDTVEQTEETSDTTDGSSDSDESETTDTTDSADTDSGSDAGDTTDSSETDGSETDDGTDEDTTTDNQDSDQTEPSTGEETDGDTATDDQDSGQTESSTGEETDGDTTTDDQDSGQTESSTDETTDGFDRAAVERSIHEAVNDERAARGLNELAFDTELRDIAREHSRDMAERGYFSHTSPEGDTFGDRYADAGYTCRVDGSGNTYYTGGENIAQTWYDTPVRTDGGTDTYTTETELANAIVTQWMNSPGHRENILASQWENEGIGVYVTDDGKVYATQNFC, encoded by the coding sequence ATGGCCGGGACGGGGGTTGCAGCGACTGCACCACCCGCCACGGCAACAGACACGACAGAGACCGAGATCGCGACTGTAACCGATGCCACGACGACGAGTAGCAATACGATACCTGCGCTGTTCCAGCAGAACCAGGCCGACTCCTGTTCCCCGCTCGAGACGTGGCTGGCCGATATTTTCACGACATATGGCCTGTCGGTCCCCGACAGCCTCTCCGACTGTCCTGGCCACGACCAGGGCGCTGACGATACTGACGAGCCATCGGAAACGGGATCGGATGGGTCTGTCTGGGACGGTGACTCTGACACCGAGACGACGACGGACGACAGCGGTACCGACGATACTGTCGAGCAGACTGAAGAGACGAGCGACACGACCGATGGGTCGTCCGACAGTGACGAGTCAGAGACAACTGACACGACCGATTCGGCTGACACCGATTCTGGTTCCGATGCTGGTGACACAACCGACTCGAGTGAGACTGATGGGTCCGAGACCGACGACGGAACCGACGAAGACACCACGACGGACAATCAGGACAGCGATCAGACCGAACCCTCGACTGGCGAGGAAACCGACGGAGACACCGCGACGGACGACCAGGACAGCGGTCAGACTGAATCCTCGACTGGCGAGGAAACCGACGGAGACACCACGACGGACGACCAGGACAGCGGTCAGACTGAATCCTCGACTGACGAGACAACCGACGGCTTCGACCGCGCCGCCGTCGAACGCAGCATCCACGAGGCCGTCAATGACGAACGCGCCGCGCGTGGTCTGAACGAACTGGCGTTCGACACGGAACTCCGTGACATCGCACGCGAGCACAGCCGGGACATGGCCGAGAGAGGGTACTTCTCACACACGAGCCCTGAAGGAGATACCTTCGGCGACCGGTACGCCGACGCGGGATACACGTGCCGTGTCGATGGCAGCGGCAACACGTACTACACTGGCGGCGAGAACATCGCGCAGACGTGGTACGACACACCCGTTCGAACCGATGGTGGAACCGACACATACACCACCGAAACCGAACTCGCAAATGCGATCGTCACCCAGTGGATGAACTCGCCGGGTCACAGAGAGAACATCCTCGCGTCGCAGTGGGAAAACGAGGGTATCGGCGTCTACGTCACTGACGACGGCAAAGTGTACGCCACACAGAACTTCTGCTAA
- a CDS encoding YihY/virulence factor BrkB family protein yields the protein MEVPETLTAIYRTASDRDLTFLAAGFAYYAFVSLIPLVLLALVAGSIVGGEQTAEQLITAAGDFLPAAGEELVTDALTTESGRAEATIVALVVAAWGALKVFRGLSLAFDKVYDEVAEDSMVDQIKDGLTVIVAGAGALVLMIGIGTLLAIVADTIPFVGALGWLSLLIGLIFVFLPIYYVLPPIPVDLREVLPGAVFAAVGWTLLQAGFQLYAANAAQYEAYGAVGVVLLFVTWLYFAGIIILVGAVLNVVRAHPPLAE from the coding sequence ATGGAGGTTCCCGAGACGCTCACTGCGATCTATCGGACGGCGAGCGACCGCGATCTGACCTTTCTTGCGGCCGGCTTCGCGTATTACGCGTTCGTGTCGCTCATCCCGCTGGTCTTGCTCGCGCTTGTCGCCGGCTCGATAGTCGGTGGCGAGCAGACAGCCGAGCAGTTGATCACCGCTGCTGGCGACTTCCTCCCGGCGGCAGGCGAGGAACTCGTGACCGATGCCCTGACGACCGAATCCGGGCGCGCTGAGGCGACCATCGTCGCGCTCGTCGTCGCCGCATGGGGTGCGCTCAAAGTCTTCCGGGGACTGAGCCTGGCGTTCGACAAGGTCTACGACGAGGTCGCCGAGGACTCGATGGTTGACCAGATCAAAGACGGGCTCACGGTTATCGTCGCCGGCGCGGGCGCGCTCGTCCTGATGATCGGGATCGGGACACTGCTTGCGATTGTTGCTGATACCATCCCGTTCGTCGGTGCCCTAGGCTGGCTCTCGTTGCTGATCGGGCTCATTTTCGTCTTCCTGCCGATCTACTACGTTCTGCCGCCGATTCCGGTCGATCTGCGCGAGGTGCTCCCCGGCGCGGTCTTCGCCGCCGTCGGCTGGACGCTCCTGCAGGCAGGGTTCCAGCTCTATGCCGCGAATGCGGCCCAGTACGAGGCCTACGGTGCCGTTGGCGTCGTCCTCCTGTTTGTCACCTGGCTCTACTTCGCCGGCATCATCATCCTCGTCGGTGCCGTCCTCAACGTCGTCCGGGCACACCCCCCGCTCGCGGAGTAA
- a CDS encoding selenium-binding protein SBP56-related protein — MSSHSKHGSESHVHEHHPGAVGYETPQAAIEEATRETVAYVPALYVGTGIDAPDMLTVVDIDPDSSTYCDIIDRIEMPTVGDELHHFGWNACSSSCHVEGAERRYLVVPGNRSSRIHIIDTKDRENPELVDVIEPEAVFEHDLSAPHTVHCIPEGQIMISMLGNADGDLPGGFLLLNEDFEIEGRWDTPGDIEMNYDYWYQPRRNVMVSSEWAAPKTYYPGFDLEDVEAGKYGQKLHFWNWEDRTVEQTIDLGEAGMIPLEVRFLHTPESDHAYVGAALSSNMFHLYREDGEWHADNVIDVEAREHEDWDMPVPGLITDLLVSMDDRYLFFANWLHGEVRMYDISDPSNPRLADTISVGGLFSDRQEVQGRAINAGPQMLQLSLDGERLYFTTSLYSTWDDQFFPEEGEQGSVMLKADVNPRKGTMTLDEEFLVDFGTLPAGPARAHEIRWPDGDCTSDVWL, encoded by the coding sequence ATGAGTTCGCACTCAAAGCACGGCAGTGAAAGTCACGTCCACGAACACCATCCTGGGGCGGTGGGCTACGAGACGCCACAGGCCGCGATCGAGGAGGCGACTCGAGAGACTGTCGCCTACGTCCCAGCCCTCTACGTCGGGACGGGGATCGACGCGCCCGACATGCTGACTGTCGTCGACATCGACCCCGACTCGTCGACCTATTGTGACATCATCGATCGGATCGAGATGCCGACCGTCGGTGACGAGTTACACCACTTCGGCTGGAACGCCTGTTCGTCGTCCTGCCACGTCGAGGGGGCAGAACGACGATATCTCGTCGTTCCTGGCAACCGCTCGTCTCGCATCCATATTATCGACACGAAAGATCGGGAAAACCCCGAACTGGTCGACGTGATCGAACCCGAGGCAGTCTTCGAACACGACCTCTCGGCCCCGCACACGGTCCACTGCATCCCCGAGGGACAGATCATGATCAGTATGCTGGGCAACGCCGACGGCGACCTCCCGGGCGGGTTCCTCCTCCTCAACGAGGACTTCGAGATCGAAGGGCGCTGGGACACGCCCGGCGACATCGAAATGAACTACGACTACTGGTACCAGCCACGCCGGAACGTGATGGTCTCGAGCGAGTGGGCCGCGCCGAAAACCTACTATCCGGGGTTCGACCTCGAGGACGTCGAAGCCGGGAAATACGGCCAGAAGCTGCACTTCTGGAACTGGGAGGACCGGACTGTCGAACAGACGATCGACCTCGGCGAAGCGGGGATGATCCCGCTCGAGGTGCGCTTCCTACACACCCCCGAATCGGACCACGCCTACGTTGGGGCCGCGCTCTCCTCGAACATGTTCCACCTGTACCGGGAGGACGGTGAGTGGCACGCGGACAACGTCATCGACGTGGAGGCCCGCGAACACGAGGACTGGGACATGCCCGTCCCCGGCCTCATCACGGACCTCCTGGTCTCGATGGACGACCGCTACCTGTTCTTCGCGAACTGGCTCCACGGCGAGGTCCGCATGTACGACATCTCCGATCCGTCGAACCCACGGCTGGCCGACACGATCTCCGTGGGCGGACTCTTCAGTGACCGCCAAGAGGTCCAGGGACGGGCGATCAACGCCGGCCCGCAGATGCTCCAGCTCTCGCTCGATGGCGAGCGTCTGTACTTCACGACGTCGCTGTACTCGACGTGGGACGACCAGTTCTTCCCCGAGGAAGGCGAGCAGGGCTCGGTGATGCTGAAAGCCGATGTGAATCCGCGCAAGGGGACGATGACCCTCGACGAGGAGTTCCTCGTCGACTTCGGGACGCTGCCGGCGGGACCGGCCCGCGCCCACGAGATCAGGTGGCCCGACGGCGACTGCACGAGCGACGTCTGGCTGTAG
- the trpD gene encoding anthranilate phosphoribosyltransferase, whose amino-acid sequence MQEYVERVTEGQDLTQEEARAASTAVFEGATEAQIGALLTALRAKGETEAEIAGFAEGMRDAARTISPDREPLVDTCGTGGDDYNTINVSTTSAIVAAGADVPIAKHGNYSVSSSSGSADVLEQVGVDVEAEPPAVEEAIEDDGIGFMLAPVFHPAMKAVIGPRKELGMRTIFNVLGPLTNPAGADAQVVGVYDADLVSTLADALSRMDIERALVVHGAGTDEIGIHGETVAAEVDGSSVEEYTLEPADLGLDEHAIDDIAGGAPEENAADMRGILEGDVTGAKRDVILANAGAAIYIAGEANSLEAGADAAHEAIESGAAAQKLEQLCGAAPQPEGR is encoded by the coding sequence ATGCAGGAGTACGTCGAACGAGTGACCGAGGGACAGGATCTGACACAGGAAGAGGCTCGAGCGGCGTCGACAGCGGTTTTCGAGGGCGCAACGGAGGCTCAGATCGGCGCACTGCTGACGGCGCTGCGCGCAAAAGGGGAGACGGAAGCCGAGATCGCGGGCTTCGCCGAAGGGATGCGCGATGCGGCCAGAACGATCTCGCCGGACCGGGAGCCGCTGGTCGACACCTGTGGTACGGGCGGAGACGACTACAACACGATCAACGTCTCGACGACGAGCGCGATCGTCGCTGCGGGCGCCGACGTCCCGATCGCCAAACACGGCAACTACTCGGTCTCCTCGTCGTCGGGCAGCGCAGACGTCTTGGAGCAAGTCGGCGTCGATGTCGAGGCCGAACCGCCCGCCGTCGAGGAAGCGATCGAGGACGACGGCATCGGTTTCATGCTCGCACCGGTGTTCCACCCGGCGATGAAAGCCGTCATCGGGCCGCGAAAGGAACTCGGAATGCGGACGATCTTCAACGTGCTCGGGCCGCTGACCAACCCCGCCGGCGCGGATGCACAGGTCGTCGGCGTCTACGACGCTGATCTCGTTTCGACGCTCGCGGACGCGCTCTCGCGGATGGACATCGAGCGCGCGCTGGTCGTCCACGGCGCAGGCACCGACGAGATCGGCATTCACGGCGAGACCGTCGCCGCCGAAGTCGACGGCAGTTCCGTCGAGGAGTATACGCTCGAGCCCGCTGATCTGGGACTCGACGAACACGCGATCGACGATATCGCTGGCGGCGCTCCGGAGGAAAACGCTGCGGACATGCGTGGCATCCTCGAGGGCGACGTGACCGGTGCCAAACGCGACGTCATCCTGGCCAACGCGGGCGCGGCGATCTACATCGCAGGCGAGGCCAACTCGCTCGAGGCTGGTGCCGACGCCGCCCACGAGGCGATCGAATCCGGTGCGGCAGCCCAGAAACTCGAGCAACTCTGTGGCGCGGCGCCACAGCCGGAGGGACGATGA